The genomic interval AAAACTTTAGAAAAACTATGCAAATGTTTAAGAGTGTATCTCGATATAAATCTCTCGTTCCATCTTATGCGATTTATAGAACTCATACCGACgaatatagaaaaagaaatgtataTTCCCTCGaaaaatttattagattatATATTAATTAGACTATTGTCGATGAAAAAGTTGTTGGAAAAAGTTTCCGTTAACTGTGTACAAGCCGCGCATCTCTACAGCTTCAGGATCAAATCAGGACAATTTTGGAAGGTAGCTTTTTGTGTATACAGTCTAGTTTCTAGGATAGATGTTTTAACCAAGCACAGTGAGAAGGAAGTTAGCAGATTTTATGAAAAG from Diorhabda sublineata isolate icDioSubl1.1 chromosome 8, icDioSubl1.1, whole genome shotgun sequence carries:
- the LOC130447647 gene encoding uncharacterized protein LOC130447647, coding for MFSWNEKYLPFPPICTYKAVNSNIDFNYLLSLCTECQDYLDNNKHLEAEYLVLSRIVYRMKQKFRTSKDFKTLEKLCKCLRVYLDINLSFHLMRFIELIPTNIEKEMYIPSKNLLDYILIRLLSMKKLLEKVSVNCVQAAHLYSFRIKSGQFWKVAFCVYSLVSRIDVLTKHSEKEVSRFYEKLKEFSKGYSVNENNK